A region from the Benincasa hispida cultivar B227 chromosome 10, ASM972705v1, whole genome shotgun sequence genome encodes:
- the LOC120089323 gene encoding probable polyol transporter 4: protein MGLVAVQQNGTGDLGFSGVPLGAKNKYRRMDSELDEDQDDALQHHHAYQRDPSASTSRYVLACAVFASLNSVLLGYDVGVMSGAIIFIQEDLKITEVQEEVLVGILSILSLLGSLAGGRTSDAIGRKWTMALAALVFQIGAAIMTLAPTFQVLLIGRILAGVGIGLGVMIAPVYIAEISPTIARGSLTSFPEIFINLGILLGYVSNFAFSGLPAHKNWRIMLAVGILPSIFIGVALFIIPESPRWLVLKNRIEDARSVLLKTIDNEKEVEERLAEIQLAAGSSSPEKYEEKSVWREILNPSPALKRMLITGFGIQCFQQITGIDATVYYSPEIFKDAGIHGNSKLLAATVAVGIAKTGFIMVAIVLIDKLGRKPLLYLSTIGMTICLFCLGFTLTFIGNGKVGVGLAIFWVCGNVAFFSVGIGPVCWVLTSEIFPLKLRAQAAALGAVGNRVSSGIVAMSFLSVSRAITVGGTFFIFSFISALSVAFVYKFVPETKGKSLEQIESLFQNEIGWRENEVELGDVEQLVDKNEQK, encoded by the exons ATGGGATTGGTCGCCGTCCAACAAAATGGGACCGGAGATTTGGGCTTTTCCGGAGTTCCTTTAGGAGCCAAGAATAAGTACAGAAGAATGGATTCCGAGCTTGATGAAGATCAGGATGATGCTTTACAACACCACCACGCTTACCAACGGGATCCCAGTGCCAGTACTAGCAGATATGTACTTGCCTGTGCTGTTTTTGCTTCTCTCAACTCTGTTCTTCTTGGATACG ATGTGGGTGTGATGAGTGGGGCAATTATCTTTATTCAGGAGGATCTAAAGATAACTGAGGTACAGGAAGAAGTTCTGGTTGGGATTTTGAGTATTCTTTCTCTTTTGGGAAGTTTAGCTGGGGGAAGAACATCAGATGCTATTGGGAGAAAATGGACAATGGCTTTGGCTGCTCTTGTCTTTCAAATAGGTGCAGCGATTATGACACTGGCACCCACTTTTCAAGTGTTGCTCATTGGTAGAATATTGGCTGGAGTTGGAATTGGGTTAGGTGTTATGATTGCTCCTGTTTATATTGCTGAGATTTCCCCCACCATTGCTAGAGGCTCACTCACTTCCTTCCCAGAGATCTTCATAAACCTTGGGATTTTACTTGGCTATGTCTCTAATTTCGCCTTCTCTGGTCTACCTGCCCACAAAAACTGGAGAATCATGCTTGCTGTGGGGATTCTGCCCTCCATCTTCATTGGGGTTGCTCTTTTCATCATCCCAGAGTCTCCCAGATGGTTGGTGCTGAAGAATCGAATCGAAGATGCAAGATCTGTGCTTCTGAAAACCATAGACAATGAAAAGGAAGTGGAAGAAAGATTGGCAGAAATCCAATTAGCTGCTGGAAGTTCCAGTCCAGAGAAATATGAAGAAAAGAGTGTTTGGAGAGAGATCTTAAACCCTTCTCCTGCACTTAAACGAATGCTAATCACTGGCTTTGGAATCCAATGTTTCCAACAGATCACCGGCATCGATGCGACCGTATATTACAGCCCCGAAATCTTCAAAGATGCTGGAATTCATGGTAACTCCAAGCTTCTTGCAGCAACTGTGGCAGTTGGTATTGCAAAGACAGGTTTCATAATGGTTGCCATTGTCCTCATTGACAAGCTTGGTAGAAAGCCATTGCTATATCTGAGCACAATTGGGATGACAATCTGTTTGTTCTGCTTGGGTTTTACACTCACTTTTATTGGGAATGGGAAAGTTGGTGTTGGTTTAGCTATTTTTTGGGTGTGTGGGAATGTAGCATTCTTTTCAGTAGGAATTGGCCCTGTGTGTTGGGTTTTAACCTCTGAAATCTTtccattgaagcttcgagcccaAGCAGCCGCTCTTGGAGCAGTAGGCAACAGGGTTTCAAGTGGGATCGTGGCCATGTCTTTCTTATCAGTTTCAAGAGCAATCACTGTAGGTGGAAcattcttcatcttctccttcATATCTGCTCTGTCGGTTGCCTTTGTTTATAAGTTCGTCCCAGAAACTAAAGGTAAGTCGTTGGAACAAATAGAATCTTTGTTTCAGAATGAAATTGGATGGAGAGAAAATGAAGTGGAACTTGGAGATGTGGAGCAACTTGTTGATAAGAATGAACAAAAATGA